From the genome of Gracilinanus agilis isolate LMUSP501 chromosome 2, AgileGrace, whole genome shotgun sequence, one region includes:
- the DSTN gene encoding destrin — protein sequence MASGVQVADEVCRIFYDMKVRKCSTPEEIKKRKKAVIFCLSADKKCIIVEEGKEILVGDVGVTITDPFKHFVGMLPEKDCRYALYDASFETKESRKEELMFFLWAPELAPLKSKMIYASSKDAIKKKFPGIKHECQANGPEDLNRACIAEKLGGSLIVAFEGCPV from the exons GCCTCAGGAGTCCAAGTAGCTGATGAAGTATGCCGCATTTTTTATGATATGAAGGTTCGGAAATGTTCCACAccagaagaaatcaagaaaagaaagaaggcagtTATCTTTTGTCTCAGTGCTGACAAAAAATGCATCATTGTGGAAGAAGGCAAAGAGATCTTAGTGGGAGATGTTGGTGTAACCATTACTGATCCTTTCAAGCATTTTGTGGGAATGCTTCCTGAAAAGGATTGTCGCTATGCTTTATATGATGCAAGCTTTGAAACAAAGGAATCAAGAAAAGAAGAGTTGATGTTTTTTCTATG GGCACCAGAACTAGCACCTCTCAAAAGTAAAATGATCTATGCAAGCTCCAAGGATGCAATCAAAAAGAAATTTCCAG gCATTAAACATGAATGTCAAGCAAATGGACCAGAAGACCTCAACCGCGCTTGTATTGCTGAGAAACTAGGAGGATCCTTAATTGTAGCTTTTGAAGGATGTCCTGTGTAG